A stretch of the Marivirga tractuosa DSM 4126 genome encodes the following:
- the tpiA gene encoding triose-phosphate isomerase: protein MRQKIVAGNWKMNKTLVEAQSLTSEIANMVEDEAPSDVKVVIAPPAPFIYAVENLIPEMGQIVLAGQNCHQEDAGAFTGEVSAPMLKSLGAQYVILGHSERREHFSETDEELAKKTDNALKNDLKVIFCCGEPLEIREADTQNEYVTKQLTNSLFHLTPEQFKNIVIAYEPIWAIGTGKTASSQQAQDMHKTIREHIAAKFGQDAANKTSILYGGSCKPDNAKELFSQPDVDGGLIGGASLKSRDFTDIIKSF, encoded by the coding sequence ATGAGACAGAAAATAGTAGCAGGAAACTGGAAAATGAATAAAACTTTAGTGGAAGCACAATCCTTAACTTCTGAAATTGCCAATATGGTCGAAGATGAGGCTCCTTCGGATGTGAAAGTGGTGATTGCTCCTCCAGCGCCTTTCATATATGCAGTAGAAAATTTAATTCCTGAAATGGGACAGATCGTTTTGGCTGGTCAGAATTGTCATCAAGAAGATGCTGGTGCTTTTACAGGTGAAGTTTCGGCTCCTATGTTAAAATCTTTAGGTGCTCAATATGTGATTTTAGGGCATAGCGAAAGAAGAGAACATTTCTCTGAAACCGATGAAGAATTAGCCAAAAAGACTGATAATGCTTTGAAAAATGACTTGAAGGTAATTTTTTGTTGTGGTGAGCCTCTTGAAATTAGAGAGGCGGATACTCAAAATGAATATGTGACCAAGCAATTGACCAACAGCTTATTTCATTTAACCCCTGAGCAATTTAAAAATATCGTAATTGCTTACGAACCAATTTGGGCAATTGGAACGGGTAAAACAGCTAGTTCTCAACAAGCTCAAGATATGCATAAAACCATTCGTGAGCATATTGCTGCAAAATTTGGACAAGATGCTGCAAATAAAACGTCTATTTTATATGGCGGAAGTTGTAAACCTGATAATGCGAAAGAGCTTTTTTCTCAACCGGATGTTGATGGAGGTTTAATTGGAGGGGCATCTCTGAAATCAAGAGATTTTACTGATATAATCAAGTCTTTTTAA
- a CDS encoding DASH family cryptochrome, whose product MKKKHRKSLIWFRKNLRLKDNQALLEGVQNSEKYLLLYIFDEREWKKNPVGLKRSSDKKLNFLWQSVLDLKQNIEAKGGQLVMLKGDAEDLIQRLSIENKFDALYAPKESGTEEFELEKSVEDFFIKHRAKVDFYAQTTLFHEDDIPWPIGKLPDIFTQFRKENEKQTGVRDLFESPEDLSASIPVKEVFEFSDLAIGSISPEEKSVLNFQGGETHAWERLEYYFWDSDQLKEYKNTRNGLLGERYSSKFSPWLALGCISPKSIYYQVKQYEKERKKNQSTYWMIFELIWRDYFHFVLKKFGAQLFQKEGIKGKGVDWKWDLELFEKWKTAETGVPFIDANMRELNATGFMSNRGRQNVASFLVKDLGLDWRMGAWYFEHQLIDYDVASNWGNWAYVAGVGNDPRENRYFNILSQAKKYDVKGDYVRHWIPELKEIEGFNIHKVSLMNEVALEKLNLIIPDIYLRPVVDMGKWEY is encoded by the coding sequence ATGAAAAAAAAGCATCGAAAGTCGCTTATTTGGTTTAGGAAAAACTTAAGGCTGAAAGATAACCAAGCACTGTTGGAAGGTGTCCAAAATTCAGAAAAGTACCTTTTACTCTATATTTTTGATGAGAGAGAATGGAAGAAAAATCCTGTAGGACTTAAAAGGTCGTCTGACAAAAAATTAAATTTTCTTTGGCAATCTGTTCTAGATTTAAAGCAAAATATTGAAGCTAAAGGTGGACAATTGGTTATGCTAAAAGGCGATGCAGAAGATCTTATTCAGCGACTATCGATAGAAAATAAATTTGATGCCCTGTATGCTCCAAAAGAATCTGGCACTGAGGAATTTGAGTTAGAGAAATCCGTTGAAGATTTTTTTATTAAGCATAGAGCAAAGGTGGATTTTTATGCCCAAACCACGCTTTTCCATGAAGATGATATTCCTTGGCCAATCGGAAAGTTACCAGATATTTTTACTCAATTCAGAAAGGAGAATGAAAAGCAAACTGGGGTTAGAGATCTATTTGAATCGCCAGAGGATTTATCAGCGTCTATCCCTGTAAAGGAAGTTTTTGAATTTTCAGATTTAGCGATTGGAAGTATTAGCCCAGAAGAGAAATCAGTTCTAAATTTTCAGGGAGGAGAAACACATGCCTGGGAAAGGTTGGAATATTATTTCTGGGATTCAGATCAATTAAAAGAGTATAAAAATACTAGAAATGGATTATTGGGCGAACGATATTCTTCGAAATTCTCACCATGGTTGGCTTTAGGATGCATTTCTCCCAAATCCATATATTATCAGGTTAAACAATATGAAAAGGAACGGAAGAAAAATCAATCTACTTACTGGATGATTTTTGAACTGATTTGGAGAGATTATTTTCATTTTGTGTTAAAAAAATTTGGAGCGCAGCTTTTTCAAAAAGAAGGTATAAAAGGAAAAGGAGTAGATTGGAAGTGGGATTTAGAGCTTTTTGAAAAATGGAAAACTGCTGAAACGGGTGTCCCTTTTATTGATGCTAATATGCGGGAATTAAATGCTACTGGTTTTATGAGCAATAGAGGTAGGCAAAATGTAGCTAGCTTTTTAGTAAAAGATTTAGGGTTGGATTGGCGAATGGGTGCTTGGTATTTTGAGCATCAATTGATTGATTATGACGTGGCCAGCAACTGGGGAAACTGGGCTTATGTTGCAGGAGTTGGAAATGATCCAAGAGAGAATCGTTATTTTAATATTCTGAGCCAAGCTAAAAAATATGATGTAAAAGGAGATTATGTAAGACATTGGATTCCAGAATTGAAGGAAATCGAAGGCTTTAACATTCATAAAGTATCCTTGATGAATGAGGTAGCGTTGGAAAAACTGAATTTGATTATTCCTGATATTTATTTAAGGCCAGTAGTGGATATGGGCAAGTGGGAGTATTAG
- the prmA gene encoding 50S ribosomal protein L11 methyltransferase, with amino-acid sequence MSYISLEVNCHEEFIEIFMAELAEIGFSTFQEKEDGNGLFAYSEENQKIEASQIEELFQQYESLTSVTYELGSVEKENWNADWEKNYQPIEVENKILVRADFHPSNPKFPTEIVVTPKMSFGTGHHETTYQMLNLMHDMDLKGAEVLDAGCGTGILAILAAIKGAGKVEAYDIDEWAVENTNENFLLNSVDSSIYKVWQGEVQTIPQASSYDLILANINKNILLADIQHLQKHIKKTGFLMLSGFYENDNRDILNECENCSLELISQSVRNQWSALLLKNNK; translated from the coding sequence ATGAGTTATATATCGTTAGAAGTAAATTGTCATGAAGAATTCATTGAAATATTCATGGCAGAGTTGGCAGAAATTGGATTCTCTACCTTTCAAGAAAAGGAAGATGGAAACGGGCTTTTTGCTTATTCCGAAGAAAATCAGAAAATAGAAGCTTCTCAAATTGAGGAGCTTTTTCAACAATATGAAAGTTTGACTTCTGTCACCTATGAATTGGGTTCAGTGGAGAAAGAAAACTGGAATGCGGATTGGGAGAAAAACTATCAGCCCATTGAAGTAGAAAACAAGATTTTAGTCCGTGCTGATTTTCACCCATCCAACCCGAAATTCCCTACTGAGATTGTTGTAACTCCAAAAATGTCCTTCGGAACGGGACATCATGAAACTACCTATCAAATGCTGAACTTGATGCATGATATGGATTTGAAAGGGGCGGAAGTTTTAGATGCAGGTTGTGGAACAGGAATTTTAGCTATTTTAGCTGCAATTAAAGGAGCTGGAAAAGTGGAAGCTTATGATATAGATGAATGGGCAGTTGAAAATACTAATGAAAATTTTTTATTAAATTCAGTTGATAGTTCGATTTACAAGGTTTGGCAAGGCGAAGTCCAAACTATTCCTCAAGCATCATCTTACGATTTGATTTTAGCCAATATCAATAAAAATATATTGCTAGCAGACATACAACATTTGCAGAAGCACATTAAAAAAACTGGATTTCTAATGTTGAGCGGGTTTTATGAAAATGATAATCGAGATATTTTAAATGAATGCGAAAATTGTTCGTTAGAACTTATTAGTCAGTCTGTAAGGAACCAATGGTCAGCACTTTTGCTTAAGAATAATAAATGA